Proteins encoded within one genomic window of Aurantiacibacter spongiae:
- a CDS encoding glycoside hydrolase family 3 N-terminal domain-containing protein, translated as MNAPIHRRAFLAAGALLAASTRFPGLARARTVPPAEDAERIEALLGQMTLTEKLGQMTQLAGGRQKALNSRIDASALARVREGRVGSYLHVAGAEPLARLQRVAVEESRLGIPLLFAMDVVHGYRTIMPVPLALAASFDPEIAGRAARVAATEASVSGLHWTFAPMIDVARDARWGRVVEGAGEDPYLGSRMAEAQVGGFQTGDLSNEDAVMACAKHFGAYGAGAGGRDYDRADISEATLHEVYLPPFRAAAEAGAGSFMTAFNELNGVPTTGNADLVRALLRDRWNYQGVVVSDWNAILELVAHGAASDPVEAAALALRAGVDMDMTSNTYADHLQAAIAADPALLPLVDEAVTRILHAKARLGLFDDPYRFGDAARERTVLGSAQHRLVAREAARRSIVLLRNDGGVLPLRRDARIALIGALADDASSTIGSWRARGEMEDSVTLRAALEPMNVTYAPGVSLRENDTSGIPAAVAAAEDADVVLLAIGEDFDFSGEARSRSDIGLPGAQSRLVDAIRATGKPIVAILMNGRPLALETTLEGIPAVLETWFLGNESGPAIADIVFGAVSPAGRLPMGMPRVTGQVPQYYAHPPTGRPANPDLSVDSARYRDVGIGPLFPFGHGLSYSHFTYSALEIDGHTGGRFPRWTVRATVANSGTRDAEEVIQLYIHAPVRGMARPVKELRGFARLSIPAGEARRISFALTPEQFAYWHDGWRIAPGGVEVMVGSSSDDIRLRGQLDNPVDRALGAGEMAGAAPATSVSVG; from the coding sequence ATGAACGCGCCGATCCATCGCCGTGCCTTCCTCGCCGCGGGCGCCCTGCTGGCGGCGAGCACCCGGTTTCCGGGGCTTGCCCGGGCCCGGACGGTTCCGCCGGCGGAAGACGCCGAGCGCATCGAGGCCCTTCTCGGGCAGATGACCCTGACCGAAAAGCTCGGTCAGATGACACAGCTTGCCGGCGGGCGTCAGAAGGCGCTCAATTCGCGTATCGACGCTTCCGCCCTTGCGCGCGTTCGCGAGGGGCGTGTCGGATCCTATCTCCACGTCGCGGGGGCCGAACCGCTGGCGCGGTTGCAACGGGTTGCGGTCGAGGAATCGCGGCTCGGGATACCGCTCCTGTTCGCGATGGACGTGGTTCATGGCTACCGCACGATCATGCCGGTGCCGCTCGCGCTTGCCGCCAGCTTCGATCCGGAAATCGCCGGCCGTGCCGCCCGCGTCGCGGCCACGGAGGCTTCGGTCAGCGGACTGCACTGGACCTTCGCACCGATGATCGACGTCGCGCGCGACGCCCGATGGGGCCGCGTCGTGGAGGGTGCGGGCGAAGACCCGTATCTCGGTTCCCGCATGGCCGAAGCGCAGGTAGGTGGCTTCCAGACCGGCGACCTTTCGAACGAAGACGCGGTGATGGCCTGCGCCAAGCATTTCGGCGCTTACGGGGCCGGGGCCGGGGGGCGCGACTACGACCGCGCCGATATTTCCGAAGCGACGTTGCACGAGGTCTATCTTCCGCCTTTCCGGGCGGCGGCAGAGGCGGGCGCGGGCAGCTTCATGACGGCGTTCAACGAACTCAACGGCGTGCCCACCACCGGCAATGCCGACCTCGTTCGCGCGCTGCTTCGCGACCGGTGGAACTACCAGGGTGTCGTGGTCAGCGACTGGAACGCGATCCTCGAACTGGTCGCGCATGGTGCCGCGAGCGACCCGGTGGAAGCCGCCGCGCTCGCGCTGCGCGCCGGTGTCGACATGGACATGACAAGCAATACCTACGCCGACCATCTGCAAGCGGCCATCGCGGCCGATCCGGCCTTGCTGCCGCTGGTCGACGAGGCGGTGACTCGCATCCTGCACGCCAAGGCGCGGCTGGGTCTGTTCGACGATCCATACCGCTTCGGTGACGCCGCGCGCGAGCGCACCGTACTGGGTTCGGCGCAGCATCGACTGGTGGCCCGCGAGGCGGCCCGGCGCTCGATCGTTCTGCTGCGAAATGACGGCGGCGTGCTACCCCTGCGGCGGGATGCGCGGATCGCGTTGATCGGAGCGCTCGCGGACGACGCGTCCTCGACCATCGGATCGTGGCGCGCGCGCGGGGAAATGGAGGATTCGGTCACTCTTCGCGCGGCGCTCGAACCGATGAACGTGACCTACGCGCCAGGCGTTTCACTGCGCGAAAACGACACGAGCGGCATCCCCGCCGCCGTCGCGGCGGCCGAGGACGCGGATGTCGTGCTGCTCGCGATCGGGGAGGATTTCGATTTCTCCGGCGAGGCGCGCAGCCGTTCCGACATCGGTCTGCCCGGTGCCCAGAGCCGACTGGTCGATGCGATCCGCGCGACCGGCAAGCCCATTGTCGCAATTCTCATGAACGGACGCCCGCTGGCGCTCGAGACGACACTGGAGGGGATTCCCGCGGTGCTCGAAACCTGGTTTCTGGGTAACGAAAGCGGCCCCGCCATCGCCGACATAGTGTTCGGGGCGGTATCTCCTGCCGGACGACTTCCGATGGGTATGCCGCGCGTTACCGGACAGGTTCCGCAATATTACGCGCATCCGCCGACGGGACGCCCGGCCAATCCCGACCTTTCGGTCGACAGCGCGCGCTACCGCGATGTCGGTATCGGGCCCCTGTTCCCGTTCGGACATGGACTGTCCTATTCGCACTTCACCTATTCGGCGCTGGAAATCGATGGGCATACCGGTGGCCGCTTCCCCCGTTGGACCGTTCGCGCGACCGTAGCGAACAGCGGAACGCGCGATGCCGAGGAGGTGATCCAGCTCTACATCCACGCCCCCGTCCGCGGGATGGCGCGGCCGGTAAAGGAATTGCGGGGCTTCGCGCGGCTCTCGATTCCCGCCGGCGAAGCGCGCCGGATAAGCTTCGCGCTCACGCCCGAACAGTTCGCCTACTGGCACGACGGGTGGCGAATTGCGCCCGGCGGGGTGGAGGTGATGGTCGGATCGTCGTCGGACGATATCCGGTTGCGCGGCCAACTCGACAATCCCGTGGACCGGGCGCTCGGCGCTGGCGAAATGGCCGGCGCTGCCCCGGCGACGTCCGTTTCCGTCGGATGA
- a CDS encoding GntT/GntP/DsdX family permease, which translates to MSEPWASLSVVAVSIVVLIAMVLRWKVPAFIALLVVALGTGIAFGAPPADVIAAVRKGTGEALGFVAVVIGLGAMLGGLLEASGGIGVLANRLLDAFGERRAPWALVVIGTLVGIPLFFDVGFIVLAPLVVTLSLRARRRVMYFALPLLAGLLTMHALLPPHPGPVAVAELIGTDYGLLALYGLACGIPAAVIAGPVFAVLAHGQSGFGEGGPPPRFDENAPAIAAIGFVPALGGMLIPLSLILLAALAGGVLPQGPSRSFLEFIGHPFTALILACAFVGLWLRLRLDAPLQTISDVMTRALAPAGLMVLVVGAGAAYKEVLIQSGAGEQITAAVSAFALAVPVFAFLLAAFVRVAQGSATVAMVTAAGLAAPLIAQAGLSPGQVALVTVSIGAGASVASHVNDTGFWLVKQYLGLTETQTFRSWTLSATIAGFVMFAIAMLLWSFT; encoded by the coding sequence ATGTCCGAACCCTGGGCCAGCCTGTCTGTCGTGGCGGTCAGCATCGTCGTGCTTATTGCGATGGTTCTGCGCTGGAAGGTGCCGGCCTTCATCGCGCTGCTTGTCGTCGCGCTCGGCACCGGGATCGCTTTCGGCGCGCCGCCTGCCGACGTGATCGCGGCCGTGCGCAAGGGTACCGGTGAGGCGCTCGGGTTCGTGGCGGTGGTAATCGGGCTGGGCGCTATGCTGGGCGGATTGCTCGAGGCTAGCGGCGGGATCGGGGTGCTCGCCAACCGGCTGCTCGACGCCTTCGGAGAGCGTCGGGCGCCCTGGGCATTGGTGGTGATCGGCACGCTCGTCGGCATACCGTTGTTCTTTGACGTCGGGTTCATCGTGCTTGCTCCGCTGGTCGTCACCCTGTCGCTGCGAGCGAGGCGGCGCGTGATGTATTTCGCGCTCCCGCTACTCGCCGGGCTGCTGACGATGCATGCCCTGCTGCCGCCGCATCCCGGACCTGTCGCCGTGGCTGAACTGATCGGCACCGATTACGGCCTGCTCGCCCTCTATGGTCTTGCTTGCGGTATTCCCGCCGCTGTTATCGCCGGGCCGGTCTTTGCGGTCCTGGCGCACGGACAGAGCGGCTTCGGCGAGGGCGGTCCGCCGCCGCGCTTCGACGAGAACGCACCCGCAATCGCCGCGATCGGGTTCGTCCCGGCGCTAGGCGGAATGCTGATTCCGCTGTCGCTTATCCTGCTGGCGGCGCTGGCGGGGGGCGTACTTCCACAGGGGCCGTCACGCAGCTTCCTCGAATTCATCGGCCACCCCTTCACAGCGTTGATACTCGCTTGCGCTTTCGTAGGGCTGTGGTTGCGCCTGCGGCTCGATGCCCCGCTGCAGACCATTTCGGACGTGATGACCCGCGCACTGGCCCCGGCCGGGCTCATGGTGCTCGTCGTCGGTGCGGGTGCGGCCTACAAGGAAGTGCTGATCCAGTCCGGTGCCGGAGAGCAGATCACGGCCGCCGTATCGGCGTTTGCGCTGGCGGTGCCGGTGTTCGCCTTCCTGCTCGCGGCATTCGTCCGCGTTGCGCAGGGGTCGGCGACGGTCGCCATGGTTACCGCCGCCGGGCTCGCCGCGCCCCTGATCGCGCAGGCAGGCCTTTCCCCTGGCCAGGTCGCCCTCGTCACCGTGTCGATAGGCGCAGGCGCGTCTGTCGCCAGCCATGTCAACGACACCGGCTTCTGGCTCGTCAAACAATATCTCGGCCTTACCGAAACCCAGACGTTCCGCAGCTGGACGCTGAGCGCGACGATCGCGGGTTTCGTCATGTTCGCAATCGCCATGCTGCTCTGGAGTTTTACATGA
- a CDS encoding SMP-30/gluconolactonase/LRE family protein gives MIGRRTFLGSLALAPLAGCVHPGSAPRYPRVGGIERLDARLDAIVDADAPVEQLATGYTWAEGPVWVSDGGFLLFTDPGNNVIHRWTPGIGAAPFLTPSGLAGPIPAGVREAGANGLRIDDRGRLVMADSGTRTIARMDLATREKVVLAATYEGQRFNSPNDLTLSRSGAIYFTDPPYGFSQADESPLREVPFNGLYRIAPGGDVALLDGSHRRPNGVALSPDERTLYLALSDEERPQVLAYDLDANGMPTGSRLFLDMQSGLAAGLPGLPDGVKVDRTGNVFATGPGGVHVTTPRGEVLGIIATGKAVANCAFGGSDGRTLFLTSHDMLARVRLKARG, from the coding sequence ATGATCGGACGCCGTACTTTTCTCGGTTCGCTTGCACTCGCGCCCCTTGCCGGCTGTGTTCACCCCGGTTCAGCGCCGCGCTATCCGCGCGTGGGCGGCATCGAACGCCTCGATGCACGCCTCGACGCGATCGTGGATGCGGACGCGCCGGTGGAGCAGCTCGCCACCGGCTACACCTGGGCCGAAGGTCCGGTATGGGTGAGCGACGGCGGTTTCCTGCTGTTTACCGATCCGGGCAACAACGTCATCCATCGCTGGACGCCCGGCATCGGCGCGGCGCCCTTCCTCACCCCGTCGGGACTGGCCGGTCCGATCCCGGCGGGCGTTCGGGAGGCCGGCGCCAACGGTCTTCGCATCGACGATCGGGGGCGGTTGGTAATGGCCGACAGCGGCACGCGCACGATCGCGCGGATGGATCTAGCCACGCGCGAGAAAGTGGTGCTGGCCGCCACCTACGAAGGGCAGCGGTTCAACAGTCCGAACGACCTGACGCTTTCGCGCAGCGGGGCGATCTATTTCACCGATCCTCCCTATGGCTTTTCGCAAGCCGACGAATCCCCGCTGCGCGAGGTGCCGTTCAACGGCCTTTACCGGATCGCGCCCGGCGGCGATGTCGCGTTGCTCGACGGTAGCCACCGACGCCCGAACGGCGTCGCGCTGTCGCCGGACGAGCGCACGCTTTACCTCGCGCTGTCGGACGAGGAGCGACCCCAGGTTCTCGCCTACGATCTCGACGCGAACGGAATGCCGACCGGATCGCGCCTGTTCCTCGACATGCAGTCCGGACTTGCTGCCGGGCTGCCGGGTCTGCCCGACGGAGTGAAGGTCGATCGCACCGGAAATGTCTTTGCTACCGGACCGGGCGGGGTTCACGTGACGACGCCCCGCGGCGAGGTGCTCGGCATCATCGCGACCGGAAAGGCGGTCGCCAATTGCGCTTTTGGGGGTAGTGACGGACGCACGCTGTTCCTCACCTCGCACGACATGCTCGCGCGCGTGCGTTTGAAAGCGCGGGGATGA
- a CDS encoding DUF5597 domain-containing protein, giving the protein MRLLPPSHANELCDAPFRQDGRRRKTALKPARMLRVMACAVLACLIAIPAASQSPAPHFEQGRAHTGLIVDGRPYLALAVQANNSSNYPAMLDAVWPMMERLHANTLLMPVAWEQIEPAEGEFDLSFLDTLIEEARTRDKRLVLLWYGAFKNTAPGYAPVWVKRDGERFPRMRTADGTAHYALSPHGAATREGDARAFAAVMRRLAKIDSQHTVIMVQVENETGSYGLARDHAPGPDGLFARPIPAELARGMGIARAPWAEAFGPRAEQFFMSWHMARYVEAVASAGLAEWDLPVMVNAALGDAFTAEAGDVGPSGGPNWNALPIWRIAAPSIDAYGPDIYTRDADAVMAFLGRFGADGAPLVVPETGNAAEYARFFWPALGRGTVLYSPFGMDRASPPNYPLGAKVLDEATLDSFAAPYALLAPVARHWARLAMDHATWGTARGNDAADQSHSMGRWRITAQYARWPFGEDNWTWIARDPHPLADVPTGGAVAMQLEPDTFLIAGRNVRLRIALTDPSEGEKAQLIEAQEGTFVKGESVMRRRWNGDQVDYGFNFGQQPVWLRVQMGTYR; this is encoded by the coding sequence GTGCGTCTGCTCCCGCCCTCTCATGCGAACGAGCTTTGCGACGCCCCTTTCCGGCAGGACGGCAGGCGTCGCAAGACTGCGTTGAAGCCCGCGCGAATGCTCCGGGTGATGGCCTGCGCCGTTCTCGCATGCCTGATCGCGATCCCGGCGGCGTCGCAATCCCCGGCCCCGCATTTCGAGCAGGGCCGCGCGCACACGGGTCTGATCGTGGATGGCAGACCCTACCTCGCCCTGGCCGTGCAGGCGAACAATTCGTCCAACTATCCTGCCATGCTCGATGCGGTCTGGCCGATGATGGAACGCCTGCACGCCAACACGTTGCTGATGCCCGTGGCGTGGGAACAGATCGAGCCGGCCGAGGGTGAGTTTGATCTCAGTTTCCTCGACACGCTGATCGAAGAGGCGCGGACACGTGACAAACGCCTCGTCCTGCTATGGTATGGCGCCTTCAAGAATACCGCACCTGGCTACGCGCCCGTCTGGGTCAAGCGGGACGGCGAAAGGTTTCCCCGCATGCGAACGGCGGACGGGACCGCTCACTACGCGCTTTCGCCGCACGGCGCGGCGACGCGGGAGGGCGATGCCCGGGCCTTTGCCGCCGTGATGCGCCGCCTCGCCAAGATAGATTCGCAGCATACCGTCATCATGGTGCAGGTCGAGAACGAGACGGGCAGCTACGGTCTGGCGCGCGATCACGCCCCTGGCCCCGACGGGCTGTTCGCCCGGCCGATCCCGGCGGAGCTGGCGCGGGGCATGGGTATCGCCCGCGCCCCGTGGGCGGAAGCTTTCGGCCCGCGGGCCGAACAGTTCTTCATGAGCTGGCACATGGCCCGCTACGTCGAGGCGGTCGCCAGCGCCGGTCTCGCAGAATGGGATTTGCCGGTGATGGTCAACGCCGCGCTCGGCGACGCGTTCACCGCCGAAGCTGGTGATGTCGGGCCGAGTGGCGGTCCGAACTGGAACGCGCTGCCGATCTGGAGGATCGCTGCCCCCTCGATCGACGCCTACGGTCCCGATATCTACACGCGCGATGCGGACGCGGTGATGGCATTTCTCGGAAGGTTCGGGGCGGACGGCGCGCCCCTCGTGGTGCCCGAGACGGGAAATGCAGCAGAGTATGCGCGCTTCTTCTGGCCTGCGCTGGGCCGCGGGACCGTGCTCTACAGCCCGTTCGGCATGGACCGGGCCAGCCCCCCCAACTACCCGTTGGGGGCGAAGGTACTCGACGAGGCCACGCTCGATTCGTTTGCTGCGCCGTATGCGCTGCTTGCCCCGGTCGCGCGCCACTGGGCGCGGTTGGCTATGGACCATGCCACCTGGGGTACGGCGCGCGGGAACGATGCCGCCGATCAGTCGCATTCGATGGGTCGTTGGCGCATCACCGCGCAATATGCCCGGTGGCCCTTCGGAGAGGATAACTGGACATGGATCGCGCGCGACCCGCACCCGCTCGCCGATGTACCGACCGGCGGTGCTGTGGCGATGCAGCTTGAACCAGATACGTTTTTGATCGCGGGCCGCAACGTCCGCCTGCGGATCGCGCTGACCGATCCGTCGGAGGGAGAGAAGGCGCAGTTGATCGAAGCGCAGGAGGGCACATTCGTCAAGGGCGAATCGGTCATGCGCCGGCGCTGGAACGGCGATCAGGTGGATTACGGGTTCAATTTCGGGCAGCAGCCTGTCTGGCTCCGCGTGCAAATGGGGACTTACCGATGA
- a CDS encoding TIM-barrel domain-containing protein has protein sequence MRLALAATASLLAFTTPVLAGEVRQVDHGMIVMTDAGDEVRVLAFADGSFRVTVARDVDEAVNSLMVIAQADGTPRFRADEGWAKLSSAQGTAMVQLTDGRLVVYGQDGELLLDENASARSIVPVELEGQEWFATRVQFNRGTDEGLYGLGQHQNRQMNYNGEDVELAQHNMAIAVPYLVSTRGYGLLWDNNSITHVGDPRPYEKLTLPPVVMSDRGFAGVQGGWEADYYLGDELVLSRREAAIDYQYLEDQARWPNAATAAVEAATMGQNTAGNSVERQRVVWTGTFTPEVSGTHKFRLYSSSYVTVRADEEEVLTRWRQNWNPWYHNFELDLTAGKPVELQVDWEPNQGYIALEHADPLPEADRHSVSFASEAGKTIDYYIVPAPTMDAAIAGYRRLTGRAPMMPEWAYGFWQSRQRYETQAELLAVLRAYREADIPIDTIVQDWFYWPEDRWGCHCFDEDRFPDPAAMVRTVHDEDARIMISVWPKFYPATAHGQELAASGYLYPRPLEAGQLDWVGPGYANTFYDPYTRDARSIYWRQIRETLLPLGFDAWWMDATEPDWHSNLSVEQRKYQMTSPATGVPGAAIFNSYPLPHAEGVARGLREAQPDRRPFILTRSGFGGVQRASAALWSGDVAARWDDLRDQISAGLNLSVAGVPNWTHDIGGFAVEDRYSREDPDHLPEWRELYTRWFQFGAFSPLFRSHGEYPQRETPIIAAEDPAMMESLTYYHRLRYRLLPYIYTVAAGTYFDDGTIIRPLVMDFEADHAVWDIDDEYLFGPALLVAPVTEFRARARDVYLPAGAAWIDANTGERRAGGQTISAAAPRERMPLFVRAGSIVPAGPLVQSTGEDTGGNLTVHVFAGSDASFTLYEDEGTDMGYEDGEFSRIPLIWDEAAQTLRIGARRGSYPGMPARRRIGVVVHDGEGNGPVFAANAVRTIVYDGSAVELPIR, from the coding sequence ATGAGATTGGCACTTGCCGCCACCGCCAGCCTTCTGGCGTTCACGACCCCGGTACTGGCTGGCGAGGTCCGGCAGGTCGATCACGGCATGATCGTGATGACCGATGCTGGCGATGAAGTGCGCGTGCTCGCCTTTGCCGACGGCAGCTTCCGGGTGACGGTCGCGCGCGACGTTGATGAGGCGGTGAACAGCCTCATGGTGATCGCGCAAGCCGATGGCACGCCCCGGTTCCGGGCGGACGAGGGGTGGGCCAAACTCTCCTCCGCGCAGGGCACGGCGATGGTCCAGCTGACCGACGGGCGGCTGGTGGTCTATGGGCAAGATGGCGAATTGCTGCTGGACGAGAATGCGTCGGCTCGCAGCATCGTACCGGTCGAACTGGAGGGGCAGGAATGGTTCGCCACCCGCGTCCAGTTCAATCGCGGCACGGACGAAGGGCTCTACGGGCTCGGCCAGCACCAGAACCGGCAGATGAACTACAACGGCGAGGATGTGGAGCTTGCCCAGCACAACATGGCGATCGCCGTGCCATATCTCGTTTCGACACGCGGCTACGGCCTGTTGTGGGACAACAACTCGATCACCCACGTGGGCGATCCACGGCCCTACGAGAAGCTGACACTGCCGCCCGTGGTGATGTCCGATCGGGGCTTCGCCGGCGTGCAGGGGGGCTGGGAAGCCGACTATTACCTCGGCGACGAACTGGTGCTCTCGCGCCGGGAAGCGGCCATCGATTACCAGTATCTCGAAGATCAGGCCCGCTGGCCGAATGCGGCGACGGCGGCGGTCGAGGCGGCGACCATGGGACAGAACACCGCCGGCAATTCGGTTGAACGCCAGCGCGTCGTGTGGACGGGCACCTTCACTCCCGAGGTAAGCGGCACGCACAAGTTCCGCCTCTATTCGAGCAGCTACGTGACCGTCCGCGCTGATGAGGAGGAGGTTCTGACGCGCTGGCGGCAGAACTGGAACCCCTGGTATCACAATTTCGAACTCGACCTGACGGCGGGCAAGCCTGTCGAACTGCAAGTCGACTGGGAGCCGAACCAGGGTTATATTGCCCTCGAACACGCCGATCCGTTGCCCGAAGCCGATCGCCATTCGGTCAGCTTCGCCAGCGAGGCGGGCAAGACCATCGACTATTACATCGTCCCCGCGCCGACGATGGACGCCGCCATTGCCGGCTACCGTCGCCTGACCGGCAGGGCACCGATGATGCCCGAATGGGCCTACGGCTTCTGGCAGTCGCGGCAACGCTACGAGACCCAGGCCGAACTCCTCGCTGTCCTTCGCGCCTATCGCGAAGCCGACATTCCGATCGACACCATCGTGCAGGACTGGTTCTACTGGCCAGAGGACAGGTGGGGCTGTCACTGCTTTGACGAGGACCGCTTTCCCGATCCCGCCGCGATGGTGCGGACTGTGCACGACGAGGACGCGCGGATCATGATTTCGGTCTGGCCGAAATTCTATCCCGCGACCGCGCATGGACAGGAACTTGCTGCGAGCGGCTATCTCTATCCGCGACCGCTCGAGGCGGGGCAGCTCGACTGGGTCGGTCCGGGCTATGCCAACACGTTCTACGATCCTTACACGCGTGATGCGCGTAGCATCTACTGGCGGCAGATCCGGGAAACCTTGCTGCCCCTTGGCTTCGATGCCTGGTGGATGGACGCGACCGAGCCCGACTGGCATTCCAACCTTTCGGTCGAGCAGCGCAAGTACCAGATGACCAGCCCCGCCACGGGCGTTCCGGGCGCGGCGATCTTCAATTCCTATCCCCTGCCACACGCCGAAGGTGTGGCCCGGGGCCTGCGCGAGGCGCAGCCGGACAGGCGGCCCTTCATCCTCACGCGCAGTGGTTTCGGCGGAGTACAGCGCGCCTCGGCCGCCCTGTGGTCGGGCGATGTCGCGGCGCGGTGGGACGATCTGCGCGACCAGATCAGCGCTGGCCTCAATCTCAGCGTAGCGGGCGTGCCCAACTGGACCCACGATATCGGCGGTTTCGCTGTGGAAGACCGTTACAGCCGGGAGGATCCCGACCATCTTCCCGAATGGCGCGAGCTTTATACCCGCTGGTTCCAGTTCGGCGCGTTCAGCCCGCTGTTTCGCAGTCACGGCGAATACCCGCAACGCGAAACGCCCATCATCGCGGCTGAAGATCCGGCGATGATGGAAAGCCTGACCTACTATCATCGCCTGCGCTATAGGCTGCTGCCATATATCTATACCGTCGCGGCGGGCACGTATTTCGATGACGGCACGATTATCAGACCGCTGGTGATGGATTTCGAAGCCGATCATGCGGTTTGGGATATCGACGACGAGTATCTTTTCGGCCCCGCTTTGCTCGTCGCCCCGGTCACAGAGTTCAGGGCGCGCGCGCGCGATGTCTACCTGCCGGCAGGGGCCGCGTGGATCGACGCGAACACGGGTGAGCGTCGGGCGGGCGGGCAGACGATCTCCGCCGCCGCCCCGCGCGAGCGGATGCCATTGTTCGTGCGCGCCGGATCCATCGTGCCAGCCGGTCCCCTCGTCCAGTCGACCGGTGAGGATACCGGAGGCAACCTGACCGTGCATGTCTTTGCAGGGAGCGATGCAAGCTTCACCCTGTACGAGGACGAGGGAACGGACATGGGTTATGAAGACGGGGAATTCTCGCGCATCCCGCTGATCTGGGACGAGGCCGCGCAAACGTTGCGGATCGGCGCACGCCGCGGCAGCTACCCCGGCATGCCTGCGCGGCGCCGTATTGGCGTGGTTGTCCATGACGGCGAAGGAAACGGGCCCGTCTTCGCCGCGAACGCGGTCCGGACGATCGTTTACGACGGAAGCGCGGTCGAGCTGCCGATCCGGTGA
- a CDS encoding TRAP transporter substrate-binding protein: protein MVRAFNSLPWDFPGMKRRDLLAGAAALAAGGALAGCRSRLAGTFLAADAQPADYPTSQAVEWMGRYLEQRTGGRLSIKLYAGAQLGSETETLEIAGFGGLDIVRVNLAPLNSIAPLTIAASLPFLFRSADHLHRALDGEVGDEILASMRPHGLIGLAFYDSGARSFYNTLRPIRTPADMRAMKIRVPGSDLYVAMVNALGANAVPIAYGEVYQGLAQGVIDGAENNWPSFESARHFEVAPYYSLTRHLLTPEMLAMSVTAWDRLTGSDRALVREAAQASVPVMRQLWNARVEKARSTVLAAGVAVNEVDIAPFSALMRPVWDTFVSTPEQASLVRRIVAMGDDA from the coding sequence ATGGTTCGGGCCTTTAATTCCCTGCCCTGGGATTTTCCCGGAATGAAGCGGCGAGATCTCCTCGCAGGCGCGGCGGCTCTTGCTGCCGGGGGGGCGCTTGCCGGGTGCCGGTCGCGGCTCGCCGGGACATTCCTTGCCGCTGATGCGCAGCCGGCCGACTACCCGACTTCGCAGGCGGTCGAATGGATGGGCCGCTATCTCGAACAGCGGACCGGCGGCCGTTTGTCGATCAAGCTGTATGCCGGTGCCCAACTGGGTTCGGAAACCGAAACGCTGGAGATTGCCGGTTTCGGCGGGCTCGACATTGTCCGGGTCAATCTCGCCCCGCTCAACTCGATCGCGCCGCTGACCATTGCCGCATCGCTGCCCTTCCTCTTCCGCTCGGCCGATCATCTTCACCGGGCGCTCGATGGCGAGGTGGGGGACGAAATTCTCGCCTCGATGAGGCCCCACGGCCTGATCGGCCTGGCTTTCTACGATTCGGGCGCGCGCAGCTTCTACAACACGCTGCGCCCGATCCGTACGCCAGCCGACATGCGGGCCATGAAGATCCGGGTGCCGGGGTCCGACCTCTATGTCGCGATGGTCAATGCACTGGGCGCGAACGCGGTGCCGATCGCCTATGGCGAGGTGTATCAGGGGCTCGCGCAGGGGGTCATCGACGGGGCGGAAAACAACTGGCCCAGTTTCGAGAGCGCGCGCCACTTCGAGGTTGCCCCCTATTACAGCCTGACCCGGCATCTGCTAACGCCGGAGATGCTGGCGATGAGCGTCACGGCCTGGGACAGGCTTACGGGCAGCGACCGGGCGCTGGTACGCGAGGCCGCGCAAGCTTCCGTGCCGGTCATGCGACAGTTGTGGAACGCGCGCGTCGAAAAGGCGCGCTCCACCGTGCTGGCGGCCGGCGTGGCAGTCAACGAGGTCGACATCGCTCCGTTCTCGGCCCTCATGCGACCTGTTTGGGATACCTTCGTCAGTACGCCGGAACAGGCCTCCCTCGTACGCCGCATCGTGGCGATGGGAGATGATGCATGA
- a CDS encoding TRAP transporter small permease: MTAWLSRWLVRLGAIGLVAMTAIVAWQVFGRFVLSASPSWTEQAALMLMIWYVMFASAAGIHERFHIRIALLEELLGDRAGPVRRIVSLIVAALGLVLAIYGVQLCISVRGNVIPSLGLSRAVAYFPLPVSGALMTWFALEQTLGREKD; encoded by the coding sequence ATGACGGCTTGGCTTTCCCGGTGGCTGGTGCGTCTCGGCGCTATCGGTCTCGTCGCCATGACGGCCATCGTGGCGTGGCAGGTATTCGGGCGCTTCGTGCTGTCGGCCAGCCCTTCATGGACGGAACAGGCGGCGCTCATGCTGATGATCTGGTACGTGATGTTCGCCTCGGCCGCCGGCATACACGAGCGATTTCACATCCGCATTGCCCTGCTCGAGGAACTGCTCGGGGATCGCGCCGGACCGGTGCGGCGTATCGTGTCGCTGATTGTCGCCGCACTCGGTCTGGTCCTGGCGATCTACGGCGTGCAACTGTGCATCAGCGTTCGCGGCAACGTCATTCCCTCGCTGGGGCTGAGCCGCGCCGTCGCCTATTTCCCCCTGCCGGTTTCCGGGGCGTTGATGACGTGGTTCGCGCTTGAACAGACGCTCGGCAGGGAGAAGGACTGA